One stretch of Brachyhypopomus gauderio isolate BG-103 chromosome 10, BGAUD_0.2, whole genome shotgun sequence DNA includes these proteins:
- the LOC143526119 gene encoding olfactory receptor 1F1-like — protein sequence MSVNSASAMNATIIRPDVFFISGFYNVPHSTHYYIFLGFVYIVTVLGNSAVMCTIYLARSLHTAKYVAVFNLAFSDLCGSSALIPKLLDTFLFNNQYISYGACLANMFFVYLFMTLQSLTLVALAYDRVIAICFPLRYHVILTKTSMAINISVIWIISVFIVTLTVALITRLSFCSSITITSYFCDHGPVYMLSCSDQYWNDIMACICFYGLICTPVIVIIISYVCIGTALLKISKWTERIKAMKTCIAHLIVVAVFYLPILSTNVAAMISSINQNDRIINSTLTQTIPPLLNPIIYTLKTEEFKQAIKGICRRVKVNVIAERHKFRQRTQRPNETEVREVVVNEPTVLYMNNAVQDKILCTVQVTVNGQCETVELIVDTGSSVSIIPENIYYDCFPGLPGVQAYLDDVICYGTTQEEHDENLWRVLQALTDAGLKLNMHKCKFNQLSHYFEGRTAIGPGQSHCRNSGPGST from the exons ATGTCTGTAAACTCGGCCTCTGCCATGAATGCAACAATCATCCGTCCTGATGTGTTTTTCATCAGTGGATTTTACAATGTTCCACATTCAACGCATTACTATATATTTCTGGGGTTTGTCTATATTGTGACTGTTTTGGGTAATTCAGCTGTTATGTGTACAATCTACCTGGCACGCAGCTTACACACTGCAAAGTATGTAGCTGTCTTCAACTTGGCCTTCTCTGATCTGTGTGGAAGCTCTGCTCTCATTCCAAAGCTTCTGGACACATTTCTGTTTAACAACCAGTACATATCATATGGTGCTTGCTTGGCAAACATGTTTTTTGTTTATCTTTTTATGACCCTGCAATCTCTTACTCTTGTTGCTCTAGCCTATGATAGGGTCATTGCTATATGTTTTCCTTTGAGGTACCATGTTATTCTCACCAAAACATCAATGGCTATAAATATTAGTGTTATTTGGATTATTTCTGTATTCATTGTCACTCTCACTGTAGCTTTGATTACCAGACTGTCTTTCTGTAGCTCTATTACTATTACCAGCTATTTCTGTGATCATGGACCTGTCTATATGTTATCCTGCAGTGATCAGTACTGGAATGATATAATGGCAtgtatctgtttttatggacTGATATGTACCCCAGTAATAGTAATTATCATTTCCTATGTTTGTATTGGTACTGCCTTGCTTAAGATCTCAAAGTGGACTGAACGAATCAAAGCCATGAAAACCTGCATAGCCCACCTCATAGTAGTGGCTGTATTTTATCTTCCAATTTTAAGTACAAATGTAGCAGCTATGATATCATCCATAAACCAAAATGACAGAATAATTAATTCAACTCTGACACAAACTATTCCACCATTGTTAAATCCCATAATTTACACTCTAAAGACAGAGGAGTTCAAGCAGGCCATTAAAGGAATCTGCAGACGAGTCAAA GTGAACGTTATTGCTGAACGCCACAAGTTTCGTCAAAGAACACAGAGACCGAATGAGACA GAGGTACGTGAAGTTGTAGTTAATGAGCCCACAGTTCTCTACATGAACAATGCAGTGCAGGACAAGATCCTCTGCACGGTTCAAGTGACTGTCAATGGACAATGCGAAACTGTTGAGCTGATTGTAGACACAGGCTCATCCGTATCCATTATTCCAGAGAACATTTATTACGATTGCTTCCCAG GTTTGCCAGGTGTGCAGGCATATCTGGATGATGTCATCTGCTATGGCACTACACAAGAAGAACATGATGAAAACCTTTGGAGAGTGCTCCAGGCCCTGACTGATGCTGGACTCAAACTAAACATGCACAAATGCAAGTTCAATCAACTGTCACACTATTTTGAAGGAAGGACTGCTATCGGACCAGGACAGAGTCACTGCCGTAATTCAGGCCCCGGCTCCACATGA